A part of Campylobacter ureolyticus ACS-301-V-Sch3b genomic DNA contains:
- a CDS encoding D-amino-acid transaminase — MASKLGEIVYVNGKYMDKKDAKISIFDRGFIFGDGIYEVVPIINSNLANKDDFWERFTRSLNEIEIKLNFNKEQVLEIIYNLIKKNNIIEGAVYLEITRGVAPRNFIFLEDLEPTFVSFVYECEILNNPLAKSGIKIISTDDLRWKRRDIKSVSLLAQCIAKTKAYKLGANECVMIENGHITEGGSSSFFIVKDDVLITKPLSNEILPGIRRKTILKIASKLNLKVEERNITLDEAYKADEVFMSAATWVLLPVIQIDDKPINGGKIGKWTKILRDEYVEVIKKEVGLI; from the coding sequence ATGGCTTCTAAACTTGGTGAAATTGTCTATGTAAATGGTAAATATATGGATAAAAAAGATGCAAAAATAAGTATTTTTGATAGAGGATTTATTTTTGGTGATGGAATTTATGAAGTAGTTCCGATAATTAATTCAAATTTGGCAAATAAAGATGATTTTTGGGAGAGATTTACAAGAAGTTTGAATGAAATTGAGATAAAACTTAATTTTAATAAAGAGCAAGTTTTAGAAATAATTTATAATCTTATTAAAAAAAATAATATTATTGAAGGGGCTGTTTATTTAGAAATCACAAGAGGCGTGGCACCAAGAAATTTCATATTTTTAGAGGATTTAGAGCCAACATTTGTATCATTTGTTTATGAATGTGAAATACTAAATAACCCTTTAGCAAAAAGTGGTATAAAAATAATTTCAACTGATGATTTAAGATGGAAAAGAAGAGATATAAAAAGCGTTTCACTGCTTGCTCAGTGCATTGCAAAAACAAAAGCTTATAAATTAGGAGCTAATGAGTGTGTTATGATAGAAAACGGACACATTACTGAAGGTGGAAGTTCGTCGTTTTTTATAGTAAAAGATGATGTTTTGATAACAAAACCACTTTCAAATGAAATTCTTCCTGGAATTAGACGAAAAACTATACTAAAAATCGCTTCAAAACTTAACCTAAAAGTCGAGGAGAGAAATATAACTTTAGATGAGGCTTACAAGGCTGATGAAGTTTTTATGAGTGCTGCAACTTGGGTTTTACTTCCTGTTATTCAAATAGATGATAAGCCAATAAATGGCGGCAAAATAGGCAAATGGACCAAAATTTTAAGAGATGAATATGTAGAAGTAATCAAAAAAGAGGTCGGTCTTATTTAG